The Xenopus laevis strain J_2021 chromosome 5L, Xenopus_laevis_v10.1, whole genome shotgun sequence genome has a segment encoding these proteins:
- the LOC108716232 gene encoding transmembrane 4 L6 family member 5, with protein MCVGKCSRYVGLSLVILSLLAIAFNLFLIFPNFDGSYLKNKKISSDATRLAGIWAGGLMVLVPGIQTTLVGFKVRGLTSYCTCCDMLLSFVFSCVAFMGASSCLYISNEGLKNGPYCLIKESTNKPKEWAYAFPSNEQFRDSFESSDVSVLGILVWSDICTEPPMIIPWTSSFFILLFLVSLLQVLLSFFQIINSFIGLFGGSCDVNKCSADDGPDDKRKAPETKEEADSLPV; from the exons ATGTGTGTAGGGAAATGCTCTCGATATGTTGGTCTGTCTCTTGTTATCTTGTCTTTACTGGCTATTGCTTTTAATCTGTTCCTGATCTTCCCTAACTTTGATGGCTCCtacctgaaaaacaaaaagatcaGCAGTGATGCTACAAGACTCGCAGGAATTTGGGCTGGGGGATTAATG GTTTTGGTGCCAGGGATACAAACCACATTGGTTGGGTTTAAAGTAAGAGGCTTGACCAGCTACTGTACCTGTTGTGAT ATGCTGCTTTCCTTTGTTTTTTCCTGTGTGGCCTTCATGGGAGCTTCTTCTTGTCTCTACATATCGAATGAAGGACTAAAAAATGGCCCCTACTGTTTAATTAAGGAGAGTACAAATAAGCCAAAAGAATGGGCTTATGCTTTTCCAAGCAATGAGCAGTTTCGTGACAGTTTCGAGAGCAG TGATGTCTCAGTGCTTGGCATTCTCGTATGGAGCGACATCTGCACTGAGCCCCCAATGATTATTCCTTGGACTTCCAGCTTCTTCATCTTGCTCTTCCTGGTCAGCCTTTTGCAGGTCCTCCTAAGCTTCTTCCAGATCATTAATTCATTTATTGGACTATTTGGTGGGAGCTGTGATGTCAACAAG TGCTCTGCAGATGATGGTCCAGATGACAAGAGAAAAGCTCCTGAGACTAAAGAAGAGGCAGATTCACTACCAGTATAG
- the neu4.L gene encoding sialidase-4 yields the protein MGSRHVPARTVLFEKEKNGVTYRVPALLYIPRWRTLLAFAEERLSADDSHANLLVLRRGIFYRNYVEWEDMHVVERASLPGHRSMNPCPVYDDNTGQLFLFFIAVLGRTTESYQRNTGQNAARLCYVTSLDQGKSWTEVTDLTHQVIGESLKEWATFALGPGHGIQLRNGRLIIPAYTYHIEQRYCFGSFCQTTARAFAFHSDDHGQSWKLGDLIPNLQTVECQMVSVNEADGNNILYCNARSSLGFRVQALSNDDGDVFEPGQLIEKLVETPTGCHGSIVGFPAPLHNLYSPCPDNHLTIQPMCQKVHTEVSEQKNQHKTKDEVKHNYQSNSKLHHWKFITEDHRGLKETFYKTVPGVRNPTWVLYSHPTSARSRVNLGVYLTSYPRDADSWTGPWVIYEGPSAYSDLAYLGPPSGEESAKESLSVVIFACLYENGLISPYEQISFSIFTLYEVIRNLTPNSAILHQTKMKNRIKENCTAF from the exons ATGGGGTCCCGCCATGTCCCTGCACGCACCGTGCTTTTTGAGAAGGAGAAAAACGGAGTGACATACCGGGTGCCGGCCCTGCTGTACATCCCACGCTGGCGCACCCTGTTGGCCTTTGCAGAGGAGCGGTTAAGCGCAGATGATTCCCATGCCAACTTGCTTGTCCTTCGTCGTGGAATTTTCTACCGCAACTACGTGGAG TGGGAGGACATGCACGTGGTGGAAAGAGCTTCCCTGCCCGGCCATCGTTCCATGAATCCTTGTCCAGTCTATGATGACAACACTGGGCAATTGTTCCTCTTCTTTATCGCAGTCCTAGGCAGGACCACAGAATCCTATCAGAGAAATACTGGGCAGAATGCGGCTCGGCTTTGTTATGTGACAAGCTTAGATCAGGGCAAGAGTTGGACTGAAGTCACAGACTTAACCCACCAGGTCATTGGGGAGTCATTGAAAG agTGGGCCACATTTGCCTTGGGACCAGGTCATGGTATTCAGCTGAGAAATGGACGATTAATTATTCCTGCTTATACATATCATATTGAGCAGAGATATTGTTTTGGGAGCTTCTGCCAGACTACTGCACGTGCTTTTGCATTCCACAGCGATGATCATGGCCAAAGCTGGAAGTTAGGAGACCTCATACCAAACTTACAGACTGTGGAGTGCCAGATGGTATCAGTGAATGAGGCTGATGGCAACAATATTCTGTACTGCAATGCCCGAAGCTCCCTAGGATTCCGAGTGCAAGCTCTAAGCAATGATGATGGTGATGTATTTGAGCCAGGTCAGCTGATTGAAAAGTTGGTGGAGACCCCTACGGGGTGTCATGGAAGTATCGTTGGTTTTCCAGCTCCACTGCACAATCTTTATAGTCCATGTCCTGACAATCACTTAACCATACAACCAATGTGCCAGAAAGTCCACACTGAAGTGTCAGAACAAAAGAATCAGCACAAGACAAAGGATGAAGTTAAACATAACTATCAGTCCAACAGCAAGTTGCATCACTGGAAATTCATAACAG AAGACCATCGAGGACTAAAGGAAACGTTCTACAAGACTGTGCCGGGTGTGCGGAATCCTACATGGGTGCTCTACTCCCATCCAACAAGTGCCAGATCACGTGTGAACCTTGGTGTATATCTCACCTCATATCCCAGAGATGCAGACAGCTGGACGGGTCCCTGGGTAATTTACGAGGGTCCCAGTGCCTATTCAGACCTTGCATATCTCGGGCCCCCATCTGGTGAAGAAAGTGCTAAGGAGTCCTTATCAGTTGTTATTTTTGCATGTCTATATGAAAACGGTCTGATTTCCCCATATGAACAGATTTCATTCAGTATCTTCACCCTGTATGAGGTAATTCGGAATTTAACACCAAACTCAGCGATCCTTCACCAGACCAAGATGAAGAACAGAATAAAGGAGAACTGTACAGCGTTTTAA